From a single Brassica napus cultivar Da-Ae chromosome C9, Da-Ae, whole genome shotgun sequence genomic region:
- the LOC106385100 gene encoding transcription factor PRE2 yields MSSSRRSRQASSSSRISDDQITDLISKLRQSIPEIRQNRRSSTVSASKVLQETCNYIRNLNKEANDLSDRLSQLLETIDPNSPQAAIIRSLINE; encoded by the exons ATGTCGTCTAGCAGGAGGTCGAGACAAGCAAGCTCATCATCGAGGATTAGCGATGATCAGATCACTGATCTTATCTCAAAGCTCCGACAATCTATTCCAGAGATTCGCCAGAACCGTCGTTCCAGCACG GTATCAGCATCGAAGGTGTTACAAGAGACTTGCAATTACATAAGAAACTTGAACAAAGAAGCCAATGATCTCAGTGATCGTCTGTCTCAGCTTCTGGAAACCATTGATCCTAATAGCCCACAAGCAGCCATTATTAGGAGCTTGATTAATGAATAA